One genomic region from Oncorhynchus clarkii lewisi isolate Uvic-CL-2024 chromosome 21, UVic_Ocla_1.0, whole genome shotgun sequence encodes:
- the LOC139378775 gene encoding ubiquitin carboxyl-terminal hydrolase 15-like, translated as METDEQDGDDESSQDQELPSENDNSQSEDSVGGGDNELENGVGQGGDNSGTKGHQNQMSTTMEDNKRLFTFQFNNMGKADFSLIKEEPRQIRFNEGHLRLSDRSYLSLDWEPEVKKKHFHEGITDDFEMHESMEYKPQKKAFFKLKDCIELFTTRREARS; from the exons ATGGAGACTGACGAGCAGGATGGAGACGACGAATCCAGTCAGGACCAGGAGCTGCCCTCTGAGAACGACAACAGCCAATCGGAGGACTCTGTGGGTGGCGGGGACAATGAGCTGGAGAACGGGGTTGGTCAAGGGGGAGATAATTCGGGGACCAAAGGTCACCAGAACCAGATGTCTACGACGATGGAGGACAATAAGAGATTGTTTACATTCCAGTTTAACAACATGGGGAAGGCGGACTTCAGCTTAATCAAGGAGGAACCGCGGCAGATCCGGTTCAACGAGGGACACCTCAGACTCAGTG ACCGGTCCTATCTCTCTTTGGACTGGGAACCAGAGGTTAAGAAGAAACACTTTCATGAGGGTATCACAGAT GACTTTGAGATGCATGAGAGCATGGAGTATAAGCCTCAGAAGAAAGCCTTCTTCAAGCTGAAAGACTGCATCGAGCTGTTCACCACCAGAAGAGAAGCTCGGAGCTGA